The following are encoded in a window of Lactobacillus acidophilus genomic DNA:
- a CDS encoding sugar O-acetyltransferase, whose product MEENTKNMLAGKPYRPGTPELHQISRLAHRLCRDYNLLADTDKEERKAIINRLFPDHQEGIYLQGPINVDYGRFTTLGKNFYANFNLTILDTCPVKIGDNVMCGPNVNILTPLHPLLPSQRNSRVLENGTVGDYEYGAPITIGDNCWLAGNVTICAGVTIGNGCVIGAGAVVTRDVPDNSLVVGVPGRVIRKITKEDRLKNWPY is encoded by the coding sequence ATGGAAGAAAATACTAAAAATATGCTTGCTGGAAAGCCTTATCGTCCAGGAACACCAGAATTACATCAAATTTCTAGATTGGCTCACCGACTTTGTCGTGACTATAATTTACTAGCAGACACTGATAAAGAAGAACGAAAAGCAATTATTAACCGCCTATTTCCCGATCATCAAGAAGGTATTTATTTACAAGGTCCTATTAATGTAGATTATGGTCGTTTTACTACTCTAGGTAAGAACTTTTATGCTAACTTTAATCTAACTATTTTAGACACTTGCCCTGTAAAAATCGGTGATAATGTTATGTGTGGACCTAACGTTAATATTCTTACTCCACTTCATCCGCTACTTCCCAGTCAACGCAATTCTCGCGTATTAGAAAATGGCACTGTAGGCGATTATGAATATGGTGCTCCTATTACAATTGGTGATAATTGTTGGCTAGCTGGAAACGTAACAATTTGTGCTGGTGTGACTATTGGCAATGGATGCGTAATTGGAGCTGGCGCTGTAGTTACTAGAGATGTTCCTGATAACTCACTTGTTGTGGGGGTTCCAGGACGTGTCATTAGAAAAATAACAAAAGAAGATCGTTTAAAGAACTGGCCATATTAA
- a CDS encoding aspartate kinase, with translation MKVVKFGGSSLATGNNVNKALNIIKNDSSRQVIVVSAPGKRTDDDIKVTDLLITYAYTSLRSNNYDDTVEKIFRRYELIAQYFDLPESDLTKIKRLLLTLPTYDYPNADYRMATFKAHGERLNAILIAKILNHQGIKTRYLEPKDVGLIVTGTPNNAEVNPETYVNLKRINLKNNEKIIFPGFYGITPSGHIATFSRGGSDITGAILARGFDAELYENFTDVDAIFSANPNIVTNPAPIKKMTYQEMRELSYAGFSVFHDEALIPAIQGEIPVNVKNTNDPEKPGTLIVPEDGFIPKHTITGIAGGKNFAALYLRKYMLNKGAGFTLKLMEIFDRHHVSYEHMPSGIDDLTIIFKKDALSDQLIDVICNEIQTSLNPDQMQWIDDYAITMVVGEGMKDKLTLCASILYPLGEKNISIQMINQGASQISIMIGTRRQDEEEVIKTIYQNFIENR, from the coding sequence ATGAAAGTAGTTAAATTCGGTGGCTCATCTTTAGCCACAGGTAATAACGTTAACAAAGCATTAAATATCATCAAAAATGATAGTAGTAGACAAGTAATCGTGGTTTCTGCCCCTGGTAAAAGAACAGATGATGATATTAAAGTAACTGATTTATTGATTACTTATGCTTACACTAGTTTAAGAAGTAATAACTATGACGATACTGTAGAAAAGATTTTTAGACGATATGAATTGATTGCTCAATATTTCGATTTACCCGAAAGCGACTTAACCAAAATTAAGCGTCTACTTTTGACCTTACCTACTTACGATTATCCAAACGCAGATTATCGCATGGCTACATTCAAGGCACATGGTGAACGCTTAAATGCTATTTTAATTGCTAAAATTTTAAATCATCAAGGAATTAAGACACGCTACTTAGAGCCAAAAGATGTAGGTCTGATTGTCACAGGGACACCTAATAATGCAGAAGTTAACCCCGAAACATATGTTAATTTAAAGCGGATTAATTTGAAGAATAATGAAAAAATCATCTTTCCAGGTTTTTATGGTATTACACCATCTGGTCATATTGCCACATTTTCACGTGGAGGTTCTGACATTACTGGCGCAATTTTAGCTAGAGGCTTTGATGCTGAATTATATGAAAACTTCACTGACGTTGATGCTATCTTTTCCGCCAATCCTAATATAGTAACTAACCCTGCTCCTATTAAAAAGATGACTTATCAAGAAATGCGTGAGCTTTCCTATGCTGGATTTTCTGTTTTTCATGATGAAGCACTTATCCCTGCTATTCAAGGAGAAATCCCAGTTAACGTTAAAAATACTAACGATCCTGAAAAACCCGGTACATTAATCGTTCCAGAAGATGGATTTATTCCTAAACATACGATTACGGGTATTGCAGGTGGAAAAAATTTCGCAGCTCTTTATCTTAGAAAATACATGTTAAATAAAGGGGCTGGATTCACCTTAAAATTAATGGAAATATTTGATCGACACCATGTATCTTATGAACATATGCCATCTGGGATTGATGATCTAACTATTATCTTTAAAAAAGATGCATTAAGTGATCAACTAATTGATGTAATTTGTAATGAAATTCAAACTAGTTTGAATCCTGATCAAATGCAATGGATTGATGATTATGCAATTACTATGGTGGTTGGTGAAGGGATGAAAGATAAACTCACACTTTGTGCAAGTATTCTCTACCCTCTTGGTGAAAAGAATATTTCTATCCAAATGATTAACCAAGGTGCCTCACAGATTTCCATCATGATCGGTACAAGACGCCAGGATGAAGAAGAAGTTATTAAGACAATTTATCAAAACTTCATTGAAAATAGATAG
- a CDS encoding peptide ABC transporter substrate-binding protein, with the protein MNLKKGLLLATATLSILVLTACGRDSADQGDQEQTLRLMQDGEIMSLDHSNEANINQWNVLENSMEGLYRANHKGDPVPALATSVVKPTNHGKRYTYNLRKDAKWSNGDPVTAQDFVVSWRRSVSPNSRSGYAYIFTGVKNATDITAGKISVNKLGVHALNKHTLQVDLEYPMPYFDRMMVLPAFFPQSQAALKKFGDKYGTDSSKMYYDGPFKVDGWTGSNLSWSLDRNKNYYDQKAIHLKHIKMQVVKDANTAHQLFQQGNLDDAQITGTTAQGMQNNKNLMHLHRAGVYYLQLNMRKNRPFSNVKMRQALNLVLDKKQLARKVLADGSTAADTFVAPTLAEDQSTGVDFAKEMKPEETHNVTKAQKLWNEGLKEEGKKNINLTYYTDDQTINKNIAQFVQSQVETKLKNANVEVHAVPAKNSQDNIARGNFDMHLSLWLADYSDPMSDLDILQTNNSQNYGKYSSVNYDKYVKAAKSKSAEEIDNYWQNMRNAQNQLTKDAAVVPLYNMTESHLVRKNLRGVLWHSVGEVDYTRAYFD; encoded by the coding sequence ATGAATTTAAAAAAGGGATTATTGTTAGCCACCGCCACTTTATCAATTTTAGTTTTGACAGCATGTGGACGCGATTCTGCAGATCAAGGTGATCAAGAACAAACACTTCGTCTTATGCAAGATGGAGAGATTATGTCATTGGATCATTCAAATGAAGCGAACATTAATCAATGGAATGTTTTGGAAAATTCAATGGAAGGTCTTTATAGGGCAAATCATAAGGGCGATCCAGTGCCAGCTTTAGCGACTAGTGTGGTAAAACCGACTAATCATGGTAAGCGTTATACGTATAATCTAAGAAAGGATGCTAAATGGTCGAATGGTGATCCAGTAACAGCCCAAGATTTTGTGGTTTCTTGGCGTAGATCTGTTAGTCCAAATTCACGTTCAGGGTATGCTTATATCTTTACTGGAGTTAAAAATGCTACTGACATTACTGCAGGAAAAATATCAGTTAATAAGCTGGGGGTACATGCATTAAATAAACATACATTACAAGTTGATTTAGAATATCCAATGCCATATTTTGATAGAATGATGGTTTTGCCAGCATTTTTCCCTCAAAGTCAAGCAGCTTTAAAGAAATTTGGAGACAAGTATGGTACAGATTCTAGCAAAATGTATTATGATGGTCCATTTAAAGTAGACGGGTGGACAGGTAGTAATTTGTCTTGGAGTTTAGATAGAAATAAAAATTATTACGATCAAAAAGCAATTCACTTGAAACACATTAAAATGCAAGTAGTTAAAGATGCTAATACTGCCCATCAATTATTTCAGCAGGGAAATTTGGATGATGCACAAATTACGGGCACTACTGCTCAAGGGATGCAAAATAATAAAAATTTAATGCATTTACATAGAGCGGGGGTTTATTATTTACAGCTTAATATGCGCAAAAATCGACCATTTTCTAACGTAAAAATGCGTCAAGCGCTTAATTTAGTATTGGATAAAAAACAGCTTGCACGAAAGGTCCTAGCAGATGGTTCAACTGCAGCTGATACTTTTGTAGCACCAACTCTTGCTGAAGATCAAAGTACAGGTGTTGATTTTGCTAAAGAAATGAAACCAGAAGAAACTCATAATGTGACTAAAGCACAGAAGTTATGGAACGAAGGCTTAAAAGAAGAAGGAAAAAAGAATATTAATTTAACTTATTATACTGATGATCAGACAATTAATAAGAATATCGCACAGTTTGTTCAATCACAGGTAGAAACAAAACTTAAAAATGCTAATGTAGAAGTTCATGCAGTTCCTGCTAAAAATTCGCAGGATAATATTGCACGTGGTAATTTTGATATGCATTTAAGCTTATGGCTTGCGGATTATTCAGATCCAATGAGTGATTTAGATATCTTGCAAACTAATAATTCTCAAAATTATGGTAAATATAGTAGTGTTAATTATGATAAGTATGTAAAAGCAGCTAAAAGTAAAAGTGCAGAAGAAATTGATAATTATTGGCAAAATATGCGTAATGCACAGAACCAATTAACTAAAGATGCTGCCGTTGTACCGCTTTATAATATGACTGAAAGTCATCTAGTAAGAAAAAACCTAAGAGGAGTTTTATGGCATTCAGTGGGAGAAGTTGATTATACACGTGCTTATTTTGATTAA
- a CDS encoding LPXTG cell wall anchor domain-containing protein: protein MIGLGLALVGTLVGLVYRKRKE, encoded by the coding sequence ATTATTGGTTTAGGTCTTGCTTTAGTTGGTACACTAGTTGGGTTAGTTTACAGAAAACGTAAGGAATAG
- the thrC gene encoding threonine synthase, with the protein MKYRSTRGSKDNTLNSPSAIIQGLAPDGGLYVPLNFPEPNFKLEDLPKLSYKQIAAMVIALFFNDFSKEQIISSVTNAYNKQWDDRSVVPIEKHNGNFYMELFHGPTLAFKDIALQMLPQLMTRAVQIEKINRDIIILTATSGDTGTASMRGFANQKGTDVIVFYPEGGVSPVQLKQMLSQRGKNLQAFAIKGNFDDAQTEVKKIFNDEAFRERLKQNGYQFSSANSMNIGRLIPQISYYLYTYGQLVRRKEINLGDKVNFSVPTGNFGDILAGYYAKKLGLPINKLICASNENNVLTDFFETGEYDKRRKFHLTNAPAMDILVSSNLERLLFDLYDENDKQIASLMNQLTQRGHYQVNEDVLNELHQIFAADFANENQVKEEIKRVYNYDRYVIDPHTAIGSYVAQQYKQKTNDDTPMVIVSTASPYKFPETVYEAITGRDCPQSGVAAIKKLHEELGGQLSIGVRALFDHEAHMEKIINPENMEAAISSILNLK; encoded by the coding sequence ATGAAATATCGTAGTACTAGAGGTTCAAAAGACAATACACTTAATTCACCATCTGCTATTATTCAGGGCTTAGCCCCAGACGGTGGTCTTTATGTACCTCTTAATTTTCCAGAGCCTAATTTTAAACTTGAAGATCTACCAAAATTATCTTATAAGCAAATTGCCGCAATGGTTATTGCTTTATTTTTCAATGACTTTTCAAAAGAACAAATTATATCATCAGTAACTAATGCATATAACAAACAATGGGATGATCGCAGTGTTGTTCCAATCGAAAAGCACAATGGTAACTTCTATATGGAGCTTTTTCATGGACCTACTTTAGCCTTTAAAGATATCGCTTTACAAATGTTGCCACAACTTATGACCCGAGCAGTTCAAATCGAAAAAATTAATCGTGATATTATCATCTTGACTGCCACATCAGGTGACACTGGAACAGCTTCAATGCGTGGTTTTGCTAACCAAAAAGGCACCGATGTAATTGTCTTTTATCCTGAAGGCGGTGTAAGCCCTGTTCAGCTTAAACAAATGCTTAGTCAACGTGGTAAAAATCTACAAGCTTTTGCTATTAAAGGTAATTTTGACGATGCCCAAACTGAAGTTAAAAAGATTTTTAATGATGAAGCATTTAGAGAGCGTTTAAAACAAAATGGATATCAATTTTCATCTGCAAATTCTATGAATATTGGTCGTCTTATTCCACAAATTTCTTATTATCTTTATACATATGGTCAATTAGTTCGGCGTAAAGAAATCAATTTAGGTGATAAAGTTAACTTTTCTGTTCCTACTGGTAATTTCGGGGACATTTTGGCTGGTTACTATGCTAAAAAGCTTGGCTTACCAATTAATAAATTGATCTGCGCTTCAAATGAAAACAATGTTTTAACCGACTTTTTTGAAACTGGTGAATATGATAAACGTCGTAAATTCCATTTAACTAACGCACCAGCAATGGATATTTTAGTATCTAGCAATTTAGAGCGTCTTTTATTTGATCTATACGATGAAAATGATAAACAAATTGCTAGCTTAATGAATCAGCTTACTCAACGTGGTCATTATCAAGTTAATGAAGACGTTTTAAATGAATTACACCAAATTTTTGCAGCAGATTTTGCTAATGAGAATCAAGTTAAAGAAGAAATTAAGCGTGTATACAATTATGATCGCTATGTAATTGATCCTCACACTGCTATTGGTTCATATGTCGCTCAACAATATAAGCAAAAAACCAATGATGATACTCCAATGGTCATTGTTTCCACTGCTAGTCCATATAAATTCCCTGAAACTGTTTATGAAGCAATTACAGGGCGAGATTGTCCGCAAAGTGGTGTTGCAGCTATTAAAAAACTTCACGAAGAACTAGGTGGTCAACTTTCAATTGGCGTTAGAGCTTTATTTGATCACGAAGCACATATGGAAAAAATTATTAATCCTGAAAATATGGAAGCAGCTATTAGTTCCATTTTGAATTTAAAATAA
- a CDS encoding mucin-binding protein, which translates to MYNAANQQVSYNDFVNASKQNQPIPVVNTIKFNENGKFGDGSNDWSKNGGTNGENNNNTVIHNPHSTFLIQMDTLLPTNIPTNWTKPGNGPSSTITIPNNPHAVVTSDSTTGNTSTYIGFNNGGSGFINNTKFTADLYFADVTKHESIKDLGGQNNIPLTVKGVNEESATLSTLIRFNNIESFIKNLNKSGYAFVGASTGKHVSGKYTNSTLYSSKNYEDNKYGNYDWEGKEFTLNFVKLSSQNKSVSDSVKYIYENGPKKGQEVESEYAKPSSQSLTFNQTQIVDDNGNVVYPSTWLAENNNGKFDVINIPTNVNGNTKYSIDYDNITLNNEKLSALDKSVSVDRKKNIITITIDKDTIPEKTRFDLVIPYKLIENIRVHYIDEDIKGGSEINHALNIKVDDSKLHTFYSGDPETTTANLTHDTINYLETLNYILDIDATNGGKAYTSIPNYDSSKLNFNDQVNKYTSDKLTFDDDENPNDYYVYLYHKIKEDKIRVQQKQIEEVIHYVDEDDAYDKQGNLKDLATPYISDTLTFSRDANVDQVTGKTVSWNNWSIGTFDSHKNASISNYTIDLESKIFSQKLNGKATHLADITSDQVSAINAFANKDAQKEIDALPKGKSLIEIVIPYKHNAQKPEPPKNPGDTPSTPTNVPDTPPAPSNPVIPSTSTPSDNPITPNIPSVSNSKKTNNKTTDLS; encoded by the coding sequence ATGTATAATGCTGCTAATCAACAAGTTTCCTATAATGATTTTGTAAATGCCAGCAAACAAAATCAGCCAATTCCTGTAGTAAATACAATTAAATTCAATGAAAATGGTAAATTTGGCGATGGCTCAAATGACTGGAGTAAAAATGGCGGGACTAACGGAGAAAACAACAATAATACCGTTATACATAATCCACATAGTACATTTTTGATTCAAATGGATACACTTCTTCCAACCAATATTCCTACAAATTGGACTAAACCAGGCAACGGTCCATCTTCTACTATTACTATCCCAAATAATCCTCATGCAGTAGTTACTTCTGATTCCACAACTGGTAATACATCAACTTATATTGGCTTCAATAATGGTGGTAGCGGATTTATAAACAATACAAAATTTACTGCTGATTTATATTTTGCTGATGTCACTAAACATGAGAGTATAAAAGATTTAGGTGGACAAAATAATATTCCTTTAACAGTTAAGGGTGTAAATGAAGAGAGTGCAACGCTAAGCACACTAATAAGATTTAATAATATTGAGAGCTTTATTAAGAATTTAAATAAGAGTGGATACGCTTTTGTTGGTGCTTCTACTGGAAAGCACGTTTCTGGTAAGTATACTAATTCAACTTTATATTCTTCTAAAAATTATGAAGATAATAAATATGGTAATTATGATTGGGAAGGTAAGGAATTTACACTAAATTTTGTAAAATTAAGTTCTCAAAATAAGAGTGTTAGCGATTCAGTTAAATATATTTATGAAAATGGACCTAAGAAGGGACAAGAAGTTGAATCTGAATATGCTAAACCTAGTTCTCAATCTTTGACGTTTAATCAAACTCAGATAGTGGACGATAACGGCAATGTCGTATATCCTTCAACATGGCTTGCTGAAAATAATAATGGTAAATTCGATGTAATCAATATTCCAACTAATGTTAATGGTAATACGAAATATAGTATTGATTATGATAATATCACTTTGAATAATGAAAAGTTGTCGGCATTAGACAAAAGTGTAAGTGTTGACCGAAAGAAAAATATAATCACTATTACAATTGATAAAGACACAATTCCAGAAAAAACACGTTTTGATTTAGTTATTCCATATAAATTAATTGAAAATATTCGTGTTCATTATATTGATGAAGATATAAAAGGTGGTAGTGAAATTAACCATGCTTTAAATATTAAAGTAGACGATTCTAAATTGCATACTTTTTATAGTGGTGATCCTGAAACTACAACTGCCAATTTGACTCATGATACTATTAACTATCTTGAAACGCTAAATTATATTTTAGATATTGATGCTACAAATGGTGGAAAAGCTTATACATCTATACCTAATTATGATTCAAGTAAGTTGAACTTTAATGATCAAGTTAACAAGTATACCAGTGATAAGTTGACATTTGATGATGACGAAAATCCTAATGATTATTATGTTTACTTGTATCACAAGATAAAGGAAGATAAGATACGTGTTCAACAGAAACAAATTGAAGAAGTGATTCATTATGTTGATGAAGATGATGCTTATGATAAACAAGGGAATTTAAAAGATTTAGCTACGCCGTATATTTCTGATACTTTAACATTTAGTAGGGATGCAAATGTAGATCAAGTGACTGGTAAAACAGTCAGTTGGAATAATTGGTCAATTGGAACTTTTGATTCACATAAGAATGCAAGTATTTCCAATTATACAATTGACCTTGAGTCAAAGATTTTTAGTCAAAAACTAAATGGTAAAGCTACACATTTGGCTGACATTACTTCAGATCAAGTTAGTGCAATAAATGCATTTGCAAATAAAGATGCCCAAAAAGAAATTGATGCTTTGCCTAAAGGTAAGTCACTTATTGAAATAGTAATTCCATATAAGCATAATGCTCAAAAGCCTGAACCTCCAAAAAATCCAGGAGATACACCATCAACTCCTACGAATGTACCTGATACTCCGCCAGCACCAAGTAATCCAGTAATTCCTTCAACGTCAACTCCTTCTGATAATCCAATAACTCCTAATATTCCATCTGTTTCTAATTCTAAGAAAACAAATAATAAGACAACTGATCTAAGTTAA
- a CDS encoding YSIRK-type signal peptide-containing protein (The YSIRK form of extended signal peptide directs nascent proteins to the cross-wall site, while signal peptides lacking YSIRK direct proteins instead to the cell pole. A large fraction of YSIRK proteins are surface proteins anchored by sortase-mediated processing of a C-terminal LPXTG motif.) produces the protein MEKLKNGINGQIHEKNRFGFRKLSVGLTTVFLGSIFFLAGGQAVHADVIAADDIQVNTEKSISEQSAPSGQIQGQSDVASNVVSKNNTDDNHGGDQNKSEENSSTVIKSENNLTNKSGTAPEQNKRLLEASVVSANIQKSPDSNQTDQISSKITATTSNGEAVKSDGTTQLEEQNNPIQVNVNVNGENMSAFNNSTFDINFGDTGDSAVDNKSWTMQGFNKGESRFIDKDNHYQLTYNGEEDFTVKVIDALQEASGAGFNQNFNLVGTKASGKTILPVTVKYNGKVLSEDNFTADIVPVDKTVKHNEIAHIFNHGITDDLSNFVPQNQTDSDGFEYNNKNSKKLQYIVEWNWGEINPLENVSYQQVFSNGQIFLPDTIKVFRVYKGQLTDKDGNRKLDLSENGIMESMIVQLDFTLMKIQHLKLI, from the coding sequence ATGGAAAAGTTGAAGAATGGGATAAACGGTCAAATACATGAGAAAAATAGATTTGGTTTTAGAAAATTATCTGTAGGTTTGACAACAGTTTTTTTAGGATCAATTTTCTTTCTGGCTGGTGGACAAGCTGTCCACGCTGATGTAATCGCTGCCGATGATATACAAGTAAATACGGAGAAGTCTATAAGTGAACAATCAGCGCCATCTGGGCAAATTCAAGGACAAAGTGATGTTGCTTCTAATGTTGTGTCAAAAAATAACACGGATGATAATCATGGTGGAGACCAAAATAAGTCAGAAGAAAATTCTAGTACTGTTATTAAAAGTGAAAATAATTTGACAAATAAATCAGGAACTGCTCCTGAGCAGAATAAAAGATTACTTGAAGCAAGTGTAGTTTCTGCTAACATTCAAAAATCTCCAGATTCTAATCAGACTGATCAAATTAGTTCTAAAATTACGGCTACAACATCAAATGGTGAGGCTGTAAAATCAGATGGAACTACTCAACTTGAAGAACAAAATAATCCAATTCAAGTTAATGTAAATGTTAATGGTGAGAATATGTCAGCATTTAATAATTCAACTTTTGATATTAATTTTGGCGATACTGGTGATTCTGCAGTAGATAATAAAAGTTGGACTATGCAAGGCTTCAATAAAGGTGAAAGTAGGTTTATCGATAAGGACAATCATTATCAATTAACTTACAACGGCGAAGAAGATTTTACAGTTAAGGTTATTGATGCTTTACAAGAAGCTAGCGGTGCAGGATTTAACCAGAATTTTAACCTTGTTGGTACAAAAGCTAGTGGCAAAACTATTCTTCCTGTAACTGTTAAGTACAATGGCAAAGTTTTATCAGAAGATAATTTTACTGCTGATATTGTACCAGTTGATAAAACAGTAAAGCATAATGAAATAGCTCATATTTTTAATCATGGGATAACTGATGATTTATCTAATTTTGTCCCTCAAAATCAAACTGATAGTGATGGCTTTGAATATAACAATAAAAATAGTAAAAAATTACAATATATTGTTGAGTGGAATTGGGGAGAAATAAATCCACTTGAAAATGTGAGTTACCAACAAGTCTTTAGTAATGGACAAATATTTCTTCCAGATACCATTAAAGTATTTAGAGTTTATAAAGGTCAATTGACGGATAAAGATGGTAATAGAAAACTTGATTTAAGTGAAAATGGTATTATGGAAAGTATGATAGTACAACTGGACTTTACGCTAATGAAGATACAGCATTTGAAACTTATTTAA
- a CDS encoding homoserine dehydrogenase, with product MAIKIALLGLGTVGSGVLKIIKDNQKKIKQTSGEEIIIKKALVRNIEKHKNMADTVELTTDFTDILNDSEIKIVVELIGGLHPTKEYITEALKSGKNVVTANKDLMATYGSELISIAAKNKCDLMYDASVAGGIPILRTIRKSYAGDIISEIQGIINGTTNYILSQMGENGLSYDEALKKAQELGFAEADPTNDVTGKDAAYKIVILSKFAFGTKIGIDDFTIEGINNLQAFDIEQAKKMGYTIKLIGIAKNINDKLFVEVAPCLLPENSIMAHIKNEINALQIKSQSLGTAVFTGPGAGSSATASSVMSDVIAETNNYVKKTNGQPFSNFSRIMKLTSSEDVKYPYYLSFEAEETLLTLSKLLSDLEIPIKEIKRVDERTVVVTEEISRQQLQDLVIQDQNLRASYKIL from the coding sequence ATGGCAATCAAAATCGCATTACTTGGGTTAGGCACTGTCGGCTCAGGAGTATTGAAGATTATTAAAGATAATCAAAAAAAGATTAAACAAACAAGTGGAGAAGAAATTATTATTAAAAAAGCACTTGTACGTAATATTGAAAAACACAAAAATATGGCTGATACAGTTGAATTGACCACTGATTTTACCGATATCTTAAATGATTCTGAGATTAAGATTGTTGTTGAACTAATCGGAGGGCTGCACCCCACTAAAGAATATATTACAGAGGCATTAAAGTCTGGTAAAAATGTGGTCACTGCTAATAAAGACTTAATGGCAACGTATGGTTCGGAATTAATTTCTATTGCTGCAAAAAATAAATGCGATTTAATGTATGATGCTAGTGTTGCAGGTGGAATACCAATTCTACGTACCATTAGAAAGTCATATGCGGGTGACATAATTTCAGAAATTCAAGGAATTATCAATGGTACGACCAATTATATTTTGTCTCAGATGGGCGAAAATGGTTTAAGTTATGATGAAGCCTTAAAAAAGGCGCAGGAACTTGGATTTGCAGAAGCCGATCCTACAAATGATGTTACGGGAAAAGATGCGGCGTATAAGATTGTCATTTTGAGTAAATTTGCTTTCGGTACAAAGATTGGTATTGATGACTTTACTATTGAAGGTATAAATAATTTACAAGCATTTGATATTGAGCAAGCTAAAAAGATGGGTTACACAATCAAATTAATTGGTATTGCTAAAAATATTAATGATAAATTATTCGTAGAAGTAGCCCCGTGTTTATTGCCAGAAAATTCAATTATGGCACATATAAAAAATGAAATTAATGCTTTGCAAATCAAGAGTCAAAGCTTAGGAACAGCTGTATTTACCGGACCAGGAGCGGGCAGCTCTGCTACAGCTAGTTCTGTAATGAGTGACGTAATTGCAGAGACTAATAATTATGTTAAGAAAACAAATGGTCAGCCTTTTAGTAATTTTTCTAGAATAATGAAATTAACTAGCTCAGAAGATGTGAAGTATCCTTATTATTTGTCTTTTGAGGCCGAGGAAACATTACTTACTTTGAGTAAACTTCTTTCTGATTTAGAAATACCAATTAAAGAAATTAAACGGGTGGATGAAAGAACCGTAGTGGTGACTGAGGAGATTAGTCGCCAACAATTACAAGATTTAGTGATTCAAGATCAAAATTTAAGAGCAAGTTACAAGATTTTATAG
- a CDS encoding DUF898 family protein, with protein MEIKHGRNSFFDGGLLSLIGCTILGTLVTVFTLGICYPWAICMMYGWRINHTVIEGRRLEFFGSAWSLFGNWIKWLLLSIITLGIYSFWVRIKLYDWKAKYTRFRD; from the coding sequence ATGGAAATAAAACATGGAAGAAACTCCTTCTTTGATGGGGGATTATTATCATTAATTGGTTGTACTATTTTAGGTACTTTAGTCACTGTATTCACATTAGGAATTTGTTATCCTTGGGCAATCTGTATGATGTATGGCTGGAGAATTAACCATACTGTGATTGAGGGAAGAAGATTAGAGTTTTTTGGTAGTGCTTGGAGTTTATTTGGAAATTGGATTAAATGGTTATTATTATCAATTATCACATTAGGAATCTATTCGTTTTGGGTAAGAATTAAGCTCTATGATTGGAAAGCAAAATATACTAGATTTAGAGACTAA